From the Deinococcus sonorensis KR-87 genome, the window CTCCAGGGCGGCACCGCGCGGCGGGTCGCGGAACAGACTCCAGGCGGTCAGGTGCAGGTGCCGCGCCGACTGCAGCAGAGAGACCGGCAGCTCCTCGGGCAGCAGCTCCCAGTCGGCGCCCTGGCCGCTCAGCATGGCCCGCTGGCCGCGCTGGTCAATCAGCGCCAGCACCACCCCGGTGCGGTGCTCCCCGGACCACAGCACCTGCGGCTGCACGCCCTCGTCCTGCAGCTCGGCCACCGCCAGTTCCCCGAAGTGGTCGCGGCCGATCTTGCCCACGAAGTGGCTGCTCAGGCCGCATCGCTGCGCCCAGACCGCCAGATTGGCGGCGCTGCCGCCGCCCGACAGTTCCAGGCGGCCAGTGGTGTCTCCGCCCGCCAGCAGCAGGGTGTCGGGTTTGGCCAGCACGTCCCAGGCCAGGTCGCCCAGCGAGACGAGGGGGCGCGGGTCACGGGCAGGGTCACGCATGTCAGGTGAGCGTACCAGACCGGGGCGGGTGTGGGGAGGGGCTGCTTACACCCGCTCAGCTGGAAAGAGGTGGCTCGGCTCGCGGTACTCGTCCTGGGCGGCAATCAGCTGGATCTCACGGGTGCCGGCGTGGTGGGTGCGCTCCAGCAGGGCGTACAGCGCGCTCATGGACAGGCTGAGCGCCTGCGCCACGTCCCGGCGCTGCAGATAATGTCCGAAGAACAGCGCGGCGATGGCGTCGCCGGTGCCGTTGCGCGGCGGGTCCAGCGGCAGCAGCGGGGTGCGGCACAGCCACGCGCCGTCATCACTCACGGCCAGCGTCTCGATGGTGCCCTGAGGGGCGTCCTCGCGCACCAGGCTGGTGACCAGCACCAGCCGGGGGCCGCCGCTGTGCATCCGGGCGCGCAGGATGCTGGCGGCGTCCAGCGCGTCGGCCAGCGTGCGCACCGTCTGCCCGGTCAGCAGCTCCAGCTCGAACTGGTTGGGGGTCAGCACGTCCGCCTGCGGCACCGCCTGTGCCCGGATCAGCTCCGGCAGTTCCGGGCGAACGAAGATGCCGCGGCCCACGTCGCCCATCACCGGGTCGCAGCAGTACAGCGCCTGCGGGTTGGCGGCCCGCACCCGCGCCGCCGCACTCACCACCGCCGCCACCGTGCCCTCACTGCCCATGTAGCCGCTCAGCACGGCCGCGCAGCTGCCCAGCACCCCGCGCGCCTCGATGCCGCTGACCAGCTCGGCCACCGTCTCGGGCGGAAATACCTGCCCGGTCCAGGCCCCGTAGCCGGTGTGGTTCGAGAACTGCACCGTCTGGATGGCCCA encodes:
- the pdxY gene encoding pyridoxal kinase PdxY, which encodes MSTALPLNILSIQSWVSYGHAGNAAAVFPLQRLGFEVWAIQTVQFSNHTGYGAWTGQVFPPETVAELVSGIEARGVLGSCAAVLSGYMGSEGTVAAVVSAAARVRAANPQALYCCDPVMGDVGRGIFVRPELPELIRAQAVPQADVLTPNQFELELLTGQTVRTLADALDAASILRARMHSGGPRLVLVTSLVREDAPQGTIETLAVSDDGAWLCRTPLLPLDPPRNGTGDAIAALFFGHYLQRRDVAQALSLSMSALYALLERTHHAGTREIQLIAAQDEYREPSHLFPAERV